A genome region from Alistipes dispar includes the following:
- a CDS encoding PHP domain-containing protein → MIQELFSWLDAQRITYIPVDTEVVDIPGFGRLFTADLSGVESIFRGDGDKLVFNLMESPDVLMEEGIFHVAFPFGRNWYYYDLREEFRFNLLKYIGRPKPPVHDVPFVNLGIHTSYELLNACCSPEDLCRKAKWLGHTAVGICDRNTMAATLNLQKECANTGLKHIFGYSLTMMHEEERVGLKIYALDNEGLHNLLRIQRAVMVDSEDNTLRYEQLLMYAAGCVVVFAIRSVYWMAGHPKQVKRIRKGAEAVYYQVDANEYKADRIDREQLEALKYYFGNCYDADTDSFTVEPVLIPDCYYMDKDDAGYRIVVNKIATGAAHEQSDDQYFKTADELYDTLRPLFSGQWDFDSLFRRMCRPTVEIAGRADASFETGRMFMPEYRMRPEERERYGDRRTMFLRLLDDGLDRKVPEPERERYRERLDEEVYIIESTDNVDYFLVQWDMVREAHRRGIATGIGRGSAGGSLVSYLLGITSIDPLKYDLIFSRFLVPERCGLSWKDELTVLAPDITLGKGERYVEMESEGKTYRLCTDARMRVIRNGEERTIYADELMCGDEILFDRRDCLWNLKELETHESDLRTPPSL, encoded by the coding sequence ATGATACAGGAACTTTTCTCATGGCTCGATGCACAACGGATAACCTATATCCCGGTCGATACGGAAGTGGTGGATATTCCCGGCTTCGGGCGGCTTTTCACGGCCGACCTGTCGGGAGTGGAATCCATCTTCCGCGGCGACGGGGACAAGCTCGTGTTCAACCTGATGGAAAGTCCGGATGTGCTGATGGAAGAAGGAATCTTCCATGTGGCCTTCCCGTTCGGCAGGAACTGGTACTACTATGACCTGCGGGAAGAATTCCGTTTCAACCTGCTGAAATATATCGGCCGGCCCAAGCCTCCGGTACATGATGTACCTTTCGTGAACCTCGGCATCCATACCTCCTACGAGCTGCTGAACGCCTGCTGCTCGCCGGAAGATTTGTGCCGCAAGGCGAAATGGCTCGGGCATACGGCTGTCGGCATCTGCGACCGCAATACAATGGCCGCCACGCTGAACCTTCAGAAGGAGTGCGCCAATACCGGGCTGAAACATATATTCGGCTACTCGCTGACAATGATGCACGAAGAAGAACGTGTCGGGCTGAAGATTTATGCCTTGGATAACGAGGGGCTGCATAATCTGCTGCGCATCCAACGGGCCGTCATGGTCGATTCGGAAGACAACACCCTCCGCTATGAACAGCTGCTGATGTATGCCGCAGGTTGTGTGGTGGTTTTCGCCATCCGTTCCGTCTACTGGATGGCCGGACACCCCAAACAGGTGAAGCGTATCCGGAAAGGTGCCGAAGCGGTCTATTACCAGGTCGACGCCAACGAATACAAGGCGGACCGCATCGACAGGGAGCAACTAGAAGCCCTGAAATATTATTTCGGCAACTGTTATGATGCCGACACGGATTCATTTACAGTAGAACCAGTCCTGATTCCGGACTGCTACTACATGGACAAGGACGATGCAGGGTACAGAATCGTGGTGAACAAGATTGCCACGGGAGCCGCCCATGAACAGAGCGATGACCAGTATTTCAAGACAGCGGATGAATTGTATGACACGCTCCGTCCTCTGTTCTCCGGGCAATGGGACTTCGATTCCCTGTTTAGGCGCATGTGCCGTCCCACGGTGGAGATTGCCGGACGTGCGGACGCCTCATTCGAGACCGGGCGAATGTTCATGCCGGAATACCGTATGCGACCGGAAGAGCGGGAACGGTATGGTGACCGCCGTACGATGTTCCTCCGACTGCTTGACGACGGGCTGGACCGGAAAGTGCCGGAACCGGAGCGGGAACGCTATCGGGAACGGCTGGACGAGGAAGTCTATATCATTGAATCGACCGACAATGTGGACTATTTCCTGGTGCAGTGGGATATGGTGCGGGAGGCGCACCGGAGAGGCATCGCAACTGGTATAGGTCGCGGTTCCGCCGGGGGCTCGCTGGTTTCCTACTTGCTTGGCATAACCTCCATCGACCCGCTGAAATACGACCTTATCTTCTCGCGCTTCCTCGTGCCGGAACGCTGCGGGCTCAGCTGGAAAGACGAACTGACGGTGCTTGCCCCGGACATCACACTCGGCAAGGGCGAACGCTATGTGGAGATGGAATCTGAAGGCAAGACTTACCGTCTGTGCACGGATGCCCGGATGCGGGTAATCCGTAACGGAGAAGAGCGGACGATATACGCAGATGAATTGATGTGTGGCGACGAAATCCTTTTTGACCGCCGAGATTGCTTGTGGAACCTAAAGGAACTCGAAACCCATGAATCCGACCTACGAACACCACCGTCCCTATGA
- a CDS encoding helix-hairpin-helix domain-containing protein, translated as MKVTHIRIRKADGPLTVMDAFVDKGLTEGGHASLPDIDVDYASDRRQEIKDYLEERYNADGRQRVFSAGTFTTMKLKAALKDVARVHRVPHSIVNYITAMIDDGTDWTGLFRQAAFNRKLRDFIQTYPLVIEDVQGLLGQPKAASIHASAIVVTPDTRDGRPAECFDFLPVRKMDGALVSEFDGYSVDEIGLLKEDVLATKELAKLSAVIALVNRNFGQELTIGRITQDMLEDGKTYRLLSDGNTQNVFQFSSPGITRFIQDVQPECIEDLIAINALYRPATLDIGATDDYVRFRRGEVAPVYNYGCYEATKNTFGIMVYQEQFMSVAHTLGGFDLGKTDYLRKAIGKKKADLMATLKADFIAGAVGNGCPDYEAEEIWHKIEVAGKYSFNRSHAAAYALTAYCGAWLKANYPSAFYTVALQWADDKEIPSLMAEMERCSSAKIVPPDINRSGTEFFTDYATDEIFWSLTRIKQVGVKTVEYIVTERDRGGAYTGIENFIHRIFRYKLKKYSYWDDPDNAEEAVKVPVNARHVKHMILAGCFDRIEKVGAVTERCALLERAARELGFSLSEKDFPQDMRGRHFFWSQQQIAVSGIGSIDYRRIFNNSEARRQVKGKASYLTLDEVARDENDGRRATVCATVVDVTEHTYKDRETGSRKRFAKLTLSQNNRLAECVCWNDYYMEHHTVIQSLKDRVVILTAVIRYSDYNGCNTLQTYRNSLLFIQS; from the coding sequence ATGAAAGTAACACATATAAGAATCAGGAAAGCAGACGGACCGCTGACGGTCATGGATGCCTTTGTGGACAAAGGACTGACAGAAGGCGGCCACGCTTCGCTGCCGGACATAGATGTCGACTATGCCTCCGACCGGCGGCAGGAGATCAAGGATTACCTGGAAGAACGGTACAACGCGGACGGCCGCCAGCGTGTCTTTTCCGCCGGCACCTTTACCACGATGAAACTGAAAGCCGCCTTGAAGGACGTGGCACGCGTACACCGCGTGCCTCACTCCATCGTGAACTATATTACCGCCATGATAGATGACGGCACGGACTGGACAGGACTGTTCAGACAGGCTGCCTTCAACAGAAAACTTCGGGACTTTATCCAGACCTATCCGCTGGTCATCGAGGACGTGCAAGGATTGCTCGGACAGCCCAAAGCGGCCTCCATACACGCCTCGGCCATCGTTGTCACACCGGACACGCGGGACGGCAGGCCCGCCGAATGCTTCGATTTCCTGCCGGTCCGTAAGATGGACGGGGCACTGGTATCGGAGTTCGACGGCTATTCGGTCGATGAGATCGGATTGTTGAAGGAGGATGTGCTGGCGACAAAGGAACTTGCCAAACTGAGTGCCGTCATCGCGTTGGTCAACCGGAATTTCGGGCAGGAACTTACTATCGGGCGTATTACGCAGGATATGCTGGAAGACGGGAAGACCTACCGACTGCTCTCGGACGGCAACACGCAGAATGTGTTCCAGTTCTCTTCGCCGGGCATTACCCGGTTTATCCAGGATGTACAGCCGGAGTGTATCGAGGACCTGATCGCCATCAATGCCCTGTACCGTCCCGCCACACTCGACATCGGTGCCACCGATGATTATGTCCGTTTCAGGCGTGGCGAAGTGGCCCCGGTCTATAACTACGGCTGTTATGAAGCAACGAAGAACACTTTCGGAATCATGGTCTACCAGGAGCAGTTCATGTCCGTTGCTCATACGCTCGGGGGATTCGACCTCGGGAAGACCGACTATCTGCGCAAGGCCATAGGAAAGAAGAAAGCCGACCTGATGGCCACGCTGAAGGCGGATTTCATTGCCGGAGCCGTCGGGAACGGATGCCCGGACTATGAGGCGGAGGAAATCTGGCACAAGATAGAGGTAGCCGGGAAATATTCGTTCAACCGTTCCCATGCCGCGGCATACGCCCTTACAGCCTATTGCGGGGCATGGCTCAAGGCCAATTACCCCTCGGCATTCTACACGGTGGCATTGCAATGGGCGGACGACAAGGAGATTCCTTCGTTGATGGCGGAGATGGAACGCTGCTCGTCGGCCAAGATCGTGCCGCCGGACATCAACCGCTCCGGGACGGAGTTCTTCACCGACTATGCCACCGATGAAATCTTCTGGTCGCTTACCCGTATCAAACAGGTCGGTGTCAAGACAGTGGAATACATCGTCACGGAACGCGACCGGGGCGGGGCATATACCGGTATCGAGAACTTCATCCACCGCATATTCCGTTACAAACTCAAGAAATACAGTTACTGGGACGACCCCGACAACGCGGAAGAGGCCGTGAAAGTCCCCGTGAACGCCCGGCATGTCAAGCACATGATCCTTGCCGGATGCTTCGACCGTATCGAAAAAGTCGGGGCGGTTACCGAACGCTGCGCGCTGCTCGAACGCGCAGCACGGGAACTGGGATTCTCCCTTTCTGAAAAAGACTTCCCGCAGGACATGCGCGGGCGGCATTTCTTCTGGTCGCAGCAGCAGATTGCCGTGTCGGGCATAGGCAGCATCGATTATCGCCGCATCTTCAACAATTCGGAAGCCCGCAGGCAGGTCAAGGGAAAAGCCTCTTACCTGACCCTGGACGAGGTGGCACGGGACGAGAACGACGGCAGGCGTGCGACTGTCTGCGCCACGGTGGTGGATGTAACCGAACATACCTACAAGGACAGGGAGACGGGAAGCCGGAAGCGTTTCGCCAAGCTGACACTCTCCCAGAACAACCGTCTGGCGGAATGTGTATGCTGGAACGACTATTACATGGAACACCACACCGTGATCCAGTCGCTCAAAGACCGGGTGGTCATCCTCACTGCCGTCATCCGTTACAGCGACT
- a CDS encoding HNH endonuclease produces MADTREIWVDIKNYEGKYKISNLGRVKSLERQVSHDGITWTQPERIMCHWCGTTSLYDCVRLYKGGVGKKFSVHRLVAQHFLPDWNPGLEVNHIDGNRDNNRADNLEMCTHQRNMEHAIAGGLKRDYGEKSVNAKLTNGQAEEIRVRYSSGQASQNSLAKQYGVSRQTVSAIIRYKKYIR; encoded by the coding sequence ATGGCTGACACCCGGGAAATCTGGGTGGATATCAAGAACTATGAAGGAAAGTACAAGATCAGCAACCTCGGGCGTGTCAAGAGTCTGGAACGGCAAGTTTCGCATGACGGTATCACCTGGACACAACCCGAACGTATCATGTGTCATTGGTGTGGGACGACTTCGCTCTATGACTGTGTCCGACTCTACAAGGGCGGTGTCGGAAAGAAGTTCTCCGTGCACCGTCTGGTGGCACAGCACTTCCTGCCCGACTGGAATCCGGGACTGGAGGTGAACCATATCGACGGGAACCGCGACAACAACCGTGCGGATAACCTGGAAATGTGTACGCACCAGCGGAATATGGAACATGCCATAGCGGGTGGCCTCAAACGGGATTACGGCGAGAAAAGCGTGAACGCCAAACTGACCAACGGGCAGGCGGAAGAGATACGGGTGAGGTATTCCTCCGGCCAGGCTTCCCAGAACAGCCTGGCAAAACAGTACGGTGTCAGCCGCCAGACGGTAAGCGCGATAATACGATACAAGAAATATATCAGATGA
- a CDS encoding DNA-methyltransferase: MVLSDPPYGTTHCRWDAVIDIPGMWNAVQGISRPDTPVLLFCQHPFTSLLGSSNLRRLRYAWVWEKTQATGFLNARRMPMKAHEDILVFYDRLPKYHPIKTDGHKRKVVMAEHQRKCDAGEIYRKHDNFRDYISTERYPRSVLKFKTDKQLSCLHATQKPVALLEYLIRTYTDEGDIVLDFAMGSGSTAVACRNTGRRFIGVEIDLGIFQTALNRITHG; the protein is encoded by the coding sequence ATGGTATTGTCAGACCCTCCATACGGTACGACACATTGTCGATGGGACGCCGTGATAGACATCCCCGGGATGTGGAATGCTGTACAGGGCATATCCAGACCTGACACTCCCGTACTGCTGTTCTGCCAGCATCCTTTTACGAGCCTGCTGGGCAGCTCCAATCTCCGCAGGCTGCGGTATGCCTGGGTATGGGAGAAGACGCAGGCGACAGGCTTCCTAAACGCCAGGCGTATGCCGATGAAGGCGCACGAGGACATTCTGGTCTTTTACGACAGGTTGCCGAAGTATCATCCGATCAAGACGGACGGGCACAAGCGCAAGGTCGTGATGGCCGAACATCAGCGGAAATGCGATGCCGGCGAGATATACCGGAAGCACGATAATTTCCGGGATTACATATCCACGGAACGCTATCCGCGCAGTGTGCTGAAATTCAAGACGGACAAGCAGCTCTCCTGCCTGCACGCGACACAGAAACCTGTCGCCCTGCTGGAATACCTGATACGCACCTACACCGACGAAGGAGACATCGTCCTCGACTTTGCGATGGGCAGCGGCAGTACAGCCGTGGCCTGCCGGAATACGGGACGCCGGTTCATCGGCGTGGAGATAGACCTGGGAATTTTTCAGACAGCACTAAACCGTATAACCCATGGCTGA